Genomic window (Rickettsiales bacterium):
TGCAATGCAAATGAGGAGAGGGCCAAATGTAGTTGGGCCTTTTGGTTTATTGCAGCCTATTGCTGATGCAGTTAAATTAATGTTTAAAGAGATTATTGTACCTAGTAGGTCTAATAAAATACTTTTTATCATGGCTCCTATGATAACATTCATATTAAGCTTAGTAGCTTGGGCAGTTATTCCTGTTGGGTTTGGTTTAGCTCTGGCCAATATAAATATTGGAGTTTTATATCTATTAGCAATTTCTTCTTTAGGGGTTTATGGAATTATAATTGCTGGTTGGGCTAGTAATTCAAACTATGCTTTTTTAGGAGCTATTCGTTCTGCTGCACAAATGATTTCTTATGAGGTTTCAATAGGATTGGTTATAGTTACAGTATTGTTGAGCGTGGGATCTCTTGATCTTACTGATATTGTAATGAATCAGCAAAATATGCCATGGTATATTCAGTTACTAATGCTTCCCATGGCGGTGATATTTTTTATTTCTATTTTAGCTGAAACTAATCGTCTTCCTTTTGATCTCCCAGAGGCTGAGGCAGAGTTAGTAGCAGGATACAATGTTGAATATTCTTCAATGCCATTTGCATTGTTTTTCCTTGGAGAATATGCCAATATGATATTAACCAGCGCCATGATGACCATTTTATTTATGGGGGGATGGTTACCACCATTTGGATTAGAGTTTTTAAGCTTTATTCCAGGACCAATATGGTTTATAGGAAAGGTTTGTTTTATATTGTTTTGTTTTATATGGATTAGGGCAAGTTTTCCTAGGTATAGATATGACCAATTGATGAGACTAGGATGGAAAGTATTCTTACCGATTAGTTTATTTTCGGTGATATTGATTTCATCAATATTATATTTTAATAATTTATTACCAGAGATTGCTTAAATATTATGTTTAAATGTTTCAAATCACTATTTTTAACTGAATTGCTTTCTGGGATGTTTTTAACCCTTAAGTCTTTCTTTAAGCCAAAAGCAACTATAAACTATCCTTATGAAAAAGGAGAGTTAAGTCCTAGATTTCGTGGTGAGCATGCTTTAAGACGCTATCCAAATGGCGAAGAAAGATGTATTGCTTGTAAGTTATGTGAAGCTGTTTGCCCTGCGCAAGCAATTAATATAGAGGCAGAAGAAAGAGAGGATGGAAGCCGCAGAACCACTCGTTATGATATAGATATGACTAAATGTATCTATTGTGGTTTATGTGAAGAAGCCTGTCCAGTTGATGCTATTGTTGAAGGTCCTAACTTTGAATTTGCCACAGAGACTCATGAAGAATTATTGTATGATAAAGAAAGACTTCTTAGAAATGGTGAAGTTTGGGAGAAAGAAATAAAAATGAGAATAGAAAAAGATATTCCTTATAGGTAAAAACAATGGTAAAAAAATATATAAAAGAAACAATAAAAAAACACGGAAAAACAAGAGTGGTTTTGTCATTAATGGCAGTAAAAATAACCTTTACTCTTTTGGTTGCGACTGTATATTATTTTTATTTCTATGAGTGAAGATCTAGAATCTTGGAATAGATATACAAAAAACGTAACAAAATTAGATTTTAGTAATAATTTACCTAGAGCTAATATTCCTTCTAAAAAAAGAAAAATATCTCAACAGTGTTATGACAACATAGAATCAACAATTGATCTCCATGGGTTAACTCAAGATCAAGCTTTTGATAACTTAAAAAATTTCTTAGATGCTAG
Coding sequences:
- a CDS encoding Smr/MutS family protein — its product is MSEDLESWNRYTKNVTKLDFSNNLPRANIPSKKRKISQQCYDNIESTIDLHGLTQDQAFDNLKNFLDASYNNNKKEVIVITGKGKLNSPGVIKLAVPRWLEYTELKKYILGYSWVQDSLGGSGSIRVMIKRRSR
- the nuoH gene encoding NADH-quinone oxidoreductase subunit NuoH, with product MLFDLFLEYFPIVFFIVLKILMITIPLVLSVAYLTYAERKVIAAMQMRRGPNVVGPFGLLQPIADAVKLMFKEIIVPSRSNKILFIMAPMITFILSLVAWAVIPVGFGLALANINIGVLYLLAISSLGVYGIIIAGWASNSNYAFLGAIRSAAQMISYEVSIGLVIVTVLLSVGSLDLTDIVMNQQNMPWYIQLLMLPMAVIFFISILAETNRLPFDLPEAEAELVAGYNVEYSSMPFALFFLGEYANMILTSAMMTILFMGGWLPPFGLEFLSFIPGPIWFIGKVCFILFCFIWIRASFPRYRYDQLMRLGWKVFLPISLFSVILISSILYFNNLLPEIA
- the nuoI gene encoding NADH-quinone oxidoreductase subunit NuoI yields the protein MFKCFKSLFLTELLSGMFLTLKSFFKPKATINYPYEKGELSPRFRGEHALRRYPNGEERCIACKLCEAVCPAQAINIEAEEREDGSRRTTRYDIDMTKCIYCGLCEEACPVDAIVEGPNFEFATETHEELLYDKERLLRNGEVWEKEIKMRIEKDIPYR